A single region of the Enterococcus mundtii genome encodes:
- the comGF gene encoding competence type IV pilus minor pilin ComGF, translating to MNGRNKVSAFTMIECLIALLILNTILLSFGLFIRQSEKLNTFFQKDEQTEWLIFLAQFENELASSQRISIIENRLYYENEKTFVIEGYQQMIRKRGTAGGHQPMLTGVKHVQFKEEDRVILLHVEFMNGDNKYGIWTKQKT from the coding sequence TTGAACGGAAGAAATAAAGTATCTGCTTTTACAATGATTGAATGTCTGATTGCATTACTTATTCTAAATACGATTCTTTTATCATTTGGTCTCTTTATTCGACAAAGCGAAAAGTTGAATACATTTTTTCAAAAAGACGAACAAACAGAATGGTTAATTTTCTTAGCTCAATTCGAAAACGAACTTGCTTCAAGTCAACGTATTTCGATCATTGAGAATCGCTTATATTATGAAAACGAGAAAACGTTCGTCATAGAAGGCTATCAGCAAATGATCAGAAAACGTGGAACTGCTGGTGGCCATCAGCCTATGCTGACAGGTGTTAAGCATGTCCAATTCAAAGAAGAAGATCGAGTGATTTTACTGCATGTTGAATTTATGAATGGAGATAACAAGTATGGTATTTGGACAAAGCAAAAAACATAA
- the comGA gene encoding competence type IV pilus ATPase ComGA: MKIKDLANEIIYGGAKNKVQDIYILPYVEDFKVYFRTGKRRTFQKSISLEIGQQLIASFKYLGQMDIGERRKAQLGSLTYLVDQRMIRLRLSSVGDYLQRESLVIRILYALNEKSFRCFVPKDLQVIERSTNNRGLFLFSGPVGSGKTSLMYHLARRNEEQVITIEDPVEIEEPLFLQLQVNEKIDQTYDQLLKLALRHRPDLLIVGEIRDKKTADAAIRAALTGHRVFATVHARDLKGTVARMKELTRNDGFDECLSGVIYQELLPDFNEQLTALWSYCFSDNEIERKEWRASYEEAQKNVWQSYPF; encoded by the coding sequence ATGAAGATAAAAGATTTAGCAAATGAGATCATTTATGGAGGAGCTAAAAATAAAGTGCAAGATATCTATATTTTGCCATATGTAGAAGATTTTAAGGTTTATTTTCGTACAGGTAAAAGACGAACATTCCAAAAATCGATCTCCCTTGAGATTGGACAACAATTGATCGCTAGTTTTAAGTACCTGGGACAAATGGATATCGGTGAAAGAAGAAAAGCACAACTAGGCTCACTGACTTATTTAGTGGATCAACGAATGATAAGATTAAGACTCTCGTCCGTAGGTGATTATTTACAAAGAGAGAGCTTAGTCATCCGGATACTCTATGCATTGAATGAAAAAAGTTTTCGCTGTTTTGTCCCCAAAGACTTGCAAGTTATTGAGCGGAGTACGAACAACCGTGGATTGTTTTTGTTTAGTGGACCGGTCGGTTCTGGTAAAACGTCATTGATGTATCACCTTGCTCGTAGGAATGAGGAACAAGTGATCACGATCGAGGACCCAGTAGAAATTGAAGAGCCATTGTTTTTACAGTTACAAGTCAATGAAAAAATCGATCAGACTTATGATCAGCTATTAAAACTAGCCTTACGTCATCGTCCTGATTTATTGATTGTCGGTGAAATCAGAGATAAGAAGACAGCAGATGCAGCGATTCGGGCAGCGTTGACGGGCCATCGTGTATTTGCTACCGTCCATGCACGAGATCTCAAGGGGACTGTGGCAAGGATGAAAGAACTAACGAGAAACGATGGATTTGACGAATGTTTGTCTGGCGTTATCTATCAAGAGTTGCTGCCTGATTTTAATGAACAACTGACAGCATTGTGGTCTTATTGTTTTTCTGACAATGAAATCGAAAGAAAAGAATGGAGAGCTAGCTATGAAGAGGCACAAAAAAATGTTTGGCAATCCTATCCATTTTAA
- the comGG gene encoding competence type IV pilus minor pilin ComGG has product MVFGQSKKHKRLKGNVLFSSLALFLLCIFFMQGLLESYRLKIDSYLRIKKYYQAKIIKQMFLMESNQLEEQGKGEYDYNVGTVQYTVKQDLVELVITVSPFQFEFTERIIDTENTTD; this is encoded by the coding sequence ATGGTATTTGGACAAAGCAAAAAACATAAGCGGTTAAAAGGAAATGTGTTGTTTTCGAGCTTGGCTCTTTTTCTATTATGTATATTCTTCATGCAAGGATTACTTGAAAGTTATCGTCTAAAAATAGACAGTTATTTACGCATAAAAAAATATTACCAAGCAAAGATCATCAAGCAAATGTTTCTGATGGAATCCAATCAGTTGGAAGAGCAAGGCAAAGGGGAGTATGATTACAATGTAGGTACGGTCCAGTATACAGTCAAACAGGACCTAGTGGAGCTAGTAATAACTGTTTCACCTTTCCAATTTGAATTTACAGAGCGAATCATTGATACAGAAAATACTACAGATTAA
- the comGB gene encoding competence type IV pilus assembly protein ComGB, which produces MKRHKKMFGNPIHFKKMDHKQQTRFIQTIGELLLNGFSLQQAIDLLELLQLIPQVYVHFAKRNLQAGESFHFVLQQLGFKQEQLVQVELAEVHGNLVETLKGIAEQFRLIEQFRRDLKKVISYPLVLLVFLVGILVSLSEFVLPQLLQTDMVTTTHWGIRLLQTSPWLFLGAVGSSIFCGSMIFFRLKKLEVVKRSEWISKQWMIGKIYRSYQSAYLALEIGKLFYEGLDLKQIIRCLKETKEGSLVQSLAYQLMEGLELGIPLAQQFEQYGFLTTEFSRIVLQGEAKGNLGKELLFYSDLTRKEFFQKIHRWLHWVQPVLFFGIAVLILLIYVAILLPVYGNIEEVLK; this is translated from the coding sequence ATGAAGAGGCACAAAAAAATGTTTGGCAATCCTATCCATTTTAAAAAGATGGATCACAAACAACAAACTCGTTTTATCCAAACGATCGGTGAGTTACTCTTGAATGGCTTTAGTTTACAGCAAGCAATTGATTTATTGGAATTACTGCAACTGATACCACAAGTTTATGTCCATTTCGCTAAAAGAAATCTTCAAGCTGGCGAATCTTTTCATTTTGTCCTTCAGCAATTGGGATTTAAGCAAGAGCAACTCGTACAGGTGGAACTGGCAGAAGTCCATGGAAATTTAGTCGAAACTTTAAAGGGCATCGCTGAACAATTTCGATTGATTGAACAATTTCGAAGAGACTTAAAAAAGGTCATCAGCTATCCACTGGTATTGTTGGTCTTTTTAGTCGGCATTTTAGTCAGTCTAAGTGAGTTCGTCTTGCCACAATTGCTTCAGACCGACATGGTCACCACGACACATTGGGGGATTCGATTGCTTCAAACAAGTCCTTGGCTATTCTTAGGTGCCGTTGGTAGTAGTATTTTTTGTGGTTCAATGATTTTTTTTCGCTTGAAAAAGTTGGAAGTTGTCAAGAGAAGTGAGTGGATAAGTAAGCAATGGATGATAGGAAAGATCTATCGTTCCTATCAATCAGCTTATCTAGCACTAGAAATAGGCAAACTATTTTATGAAGGCCTCGACTTGAAACAAATTATTCGCTGTTTGAAAGAAACTAAAGAAGGAAGTTTGGTTCAGTCTTTAGCGTATCAATTAATGGAAGGGCTCGAACTAGGTATTCCTTTGGCGCAACAATTTGAGCAATACGGTTTTTTGACGACCGAGTTTAGTCGAATCGTACTACAAGGAGAAGCCAAAGGAAATTTAGGTAAAGAATTATTGTTTTACAGTGATTTGACACGTAAAGAATTTTTTCAAAAAATCCATCGTTGGTTGCACTGGGTCCAACCAGTCCTTTTTTTTGGGATTGCTGTATTGATTTTGCTGATTTATGTGGCTATCTTGTTGCCAGTATATGGAAATATCGAGGAGGTTCTAAAATGA
- the comGC gene encoding competence type IV pilus major pilin ComGC translates to MKNRKRMARLKGFTLIEMLIVLLVISALVLLFIPNISRYRDHVNKEGREAVMQLIDAQSELYALQNDGKIPSIDELLREGYIKQEHADAYRKN, encoded by the coding sequence ATGAAGAATAGAAAAAGAATGGCTCGTCTAAAAGGTTTTACACTGATTGAAATGTTGATCGTCTTACTCGTCATTAGTGCGTTAGTTTTACTATTTATCCCCAATATTTCTCGTTATCGTGATCATGTCAATAAGGAAGGTCGTGAAGCAGTTATGCAACTGATTGATGCTCAAAGTGAACTTTACGCATTACAAAATGATGGAAAGATCCCAAGTATTGATGAACTATTACGAGAAGGATACATCAAACAGGAACATGCCGATGCGTATCGCAAGAACTAA
- the comGD gene encoding competence type IV pilus minor pilin ComGD, whose product MRIARTNKYLTEAYTLAETIIVLIVSLAFFIFPVLSFHSLEKEQSIHRFFDQLEKRIDLVQQSAIIHQQVTRFYYDPKRHSLLFEVPPYSSMEWQVLPIPEALTIQRHAPITYDAKTGNESSLKAYEFYWPEKKQRIIYQFQLGGGRYIKRIQSS is encoded by the coding sequence ATGCGTATCGCAAGAACTAATAAATACCTCACCGAAGCTTACACTTTAGCAGAAACGATTATTGTCTTGATTGTCTCCCTTGCTTTCTTTATCTTTCCTGTCCTCTCATTCCATTCTTTAGAAAAAGAACAATCGATCCATCGTTTTTTTGATCAGCTAGAAAAAAGGATCGATCTCGTACAACAAAGTGCTATTATCCATCAACAAGTTACTCGTTTTTATTATGATCCAAAGCGTCATAGTCTTTTATTTGAGGTGCCTCCTTACTCATCAATGGAGTGGCAAGTGTTGCCGATCCCTGAAGCTTTGACCATCCAACGTCATGCACCGATTACTTATGATGCGAAGACAGGGAACGAAAGCTCGTTGAAGGCGTATGAATTTTATTGGCCAGAAAAGAAACAAAGAATCATTTACCAATTCCAACTAGGAGGTGGTCGTTATATCAAAAGAATCCAATCTAGCTAG